The Polyodon spathula isolate WHYD16114869_AA unplaced genomic scaffold, ASM1765450v1 scaffolds_2537, whole genome shotgun sequence DNA segment CTGGGTTATTGCAACggtcccgccccctttctagctggccgacttcccttgaaccctgggaaagaactggtcaggccagcctgtccagggaactgtgttcttgctgcttggcgccctcacaggttgggagggagatttccaaccaagaatcattgtatttgtcaCAGCCCCTTACTCCTGTGAACAAATGGCTGGGTGTGTGAATATACATTGTAGCCTTTTATAACCTAGCCCTTGACccccttgctttttttaaacaggtaattTATCAGTTCAGACTGACTGTAAATCTGACACATTGTAGGGGATgtgctaaacacatttcagtgtaaaCTGGAAAACTGAAGCCTGTTAAATCATGTACCACAGCTTGCCAATGACTTTAGTTAGCAAATCAGGAACAAAGGCAACATCAACAATATGGAGTTGAAAGAAGGTAGCATGAAGGGTGCTCAACTTTGCTCCAACTGTAGCTCCACAAATGGTAAACCAATATACCTGTACATGGTGTAGTTAAATGTTGGTTTACTGCACGCATCAACAAAACGCTAACCTGATTGATCGGGTGGGTTTTGgctctttgttaatttgtttggtaTTAAATCTGGTATTTCTGTACCCAGTAGaattttgtatccttttgatgTCGCACCAACACAGCTGCATGATTACATTCTAACATTTGTATTCTCAATCCTATTCTAGCTACTTGCTCGACGATACCAACAATTGTGTTTTTCCAGCACACTAATTTTCTATtctaacaaaaggtgaaaacaaacaaaacctagcttcCTCTGAGCCCTAACTATCTTGAAGGGCTGAGACTTTAATCCCTCATTTCAAAGCTATTGATTTCACAATCTGGAACTGTAAACCCAGTCCAAAATATGATATTCAAAATGGTTCCTTGGTACAGTAGTCAATCGTTGGTGGTTAAATCGACTGAACGCATCTGTAATCTGAATTGTGTAGGTGTATTgtgcacacagcttctgctgctaaaatggctacaagatttagctgccaaaaaggaCCATCAGACTGGGGCAAATATCAGGTAAGGAAGTCGGACCAGCAAAGCCTTTAGATGGAGCTTTATGTGCTTTTTCAATTGTTGCAGTGAAGCATGTTAAAACTGGCCTGTCCTTCCTTGTATCTTGTCAGCAAGGGTTGGACATCCTGTATTTGAGCAGCTCAAGTTGTGTTCATTTCAGTTGTTTCAATGCCGTAACAGCAAGTAGATGCCCTTTTACTGAATGAAGTAGAAGGATTCCTGAAGTTGGCAGTTGTACTGAGATTGTATTTGAGTTTGGTTATGTTACAGTAGGTATCTTGCCGGTAGCTTTTTCCtgaattgcatttaatttgtaactctttctaatgttgtatgcttaatgtgatggaATAGGTTACTAAATAGCCATAGCTACTCGTGTACAAAGTGCAGATGAACCTGCTTTTTACATCATGAATGCTGTGCAGGCATAATTCGTGCTGTAAACTGTcttcatgttctctctctctctctcgtagcaAGTGCAAAGAGAACGGTGAATTGGAGAAGTGTTAATACTGTACACTATTGCTACAAACACTAGCATAGTTTGCTACAGGATATGTGTCCTCTTCTAGAATTCATGGAGGGGGGAAGGGGTGTAAATTCTCCCATCTAagcttatgtttttgttaatgtgttgggTTCTAAAATCTCGGTTACACAGCAAGTGTGCTCCAGTCTCTCTTCTAGGACCCGGGTTatgcctgtggcaggcatgcattcaggtTACCATATgaatgttcactgggacagttcagcTTTAACTcgtattgcaatgcattttaatgttaacCGTTTCTGGTatcttttcacagcaggactacccttgaatgcattggggtgtgagttgaaaagcctcaaCTGtcccaggggtgcaaatttggcttTATGGTGCCACCATTTTAATGTTGCTGCTGCTAAGACATGGTTAAAATAGTGGGTAAGCATGACTATGGGTAGGGGTTTAGGTGTGGAGTACACTATAAATTGAGTAACACTAAACTCGGATCAAGGCGATTGCCAGCTATGGAAGCCTCCCAGAGTTGAAGCAGACTATTCTACAGACAGTAAATCTCATTTTGGACAAAGTCCTTCTGGTCTTCAACTTGTGTCCCTTCACTTTCAGAATGGAAACTACATCTTGACCTTGCTTTACATAACTGCTGATCAACGAGGGTACTTTGACATTAGATGTCCAGCCACTGGTGGGGAGCCAACAGAGACTACTAGAACCTCTGGTGGGGAGATGACCAGACCCACTGCTGGAGAGCCAACAACTACTTGGAAACCTGTAATGCCAACTCTCCCTGACGCTGCTCtctgcaaagcctccagcatgactgtGGAGCTGCCCTCTGAGTTGCTTCAAGTTCTAGTATTGAGTGAGTCTGAATTTGGCCCCAAATTCTTTTGGGAGGGAACTGATCTGTCTTGGTaggtaatgtaacttttttttttttttgtataggtcCGTCCAATGAGTGGGTGGATATCAATGATGCTCCCAgttactgcaactacagtttggtgcagggaagaggaggaaggaacttCTTTACAACCCCCTACAGAGGTTGTGATGTCCAGATACAGGTGGGAACCGTACATTGTATTCTAATCTGGAGTTTGATTTCTAATGCTACAACCTACATAAAACTATCTTTTCACATCTGCTGACTAATGCCCCTTCTCCAATGGCACATCCCAACCAGAGAGCTCGGTATGGTACGGCTACAaatggttctccactggctatttgtcaagctgTGTGAGAACCAAACCACACAGAATTTGTTTTCTTAGCACTGAAACAAATTGGAGAACTATCCTTAAATGAGATCTTTGGCAAATCCTGTTTCAACCCCCTCAACAGAACTAATTTAAGGTTGATATTATAATGGGGTAATTAGTTTAGACATTACTAAATATTAAGTGATAGCTGTACTGGTGGTCTAATTTGTGAAGACCATTTGTGTGTGTTGGCAAAGTGTAACTTTCATTGCAGGATGTCAGCTTGGCTCTGTGGTGGGAAAATCTAAAAGCGTAATGTCCTTCTGTCAACTAGTTCTGTCTCTTCACTTGCAGGACGGAAGCTACAGCTTAACATTGCTCTACATTACCACTGCTGAGGGAGACTACGTGCACATGAGATGTCCAATAAAAACGACTACTAGGAAGCCAACACGGACTGCTAGAACTACCAGTGGGAGGACGactagaaccaccagcaggaagaCTACCATTTGGGAGCCGACCAGGGTgaggacgaccagcactcccattggggagccgaccaagactactaccagaaccaccaggaggatgactaccagatccaccaccaggaggacgattaccagcacaaccatttgggggccgaccaggaggacgactactaccggaaccaccaggaggatgtctaccagaaccaccagcagggggctaaccaggaggacgactactaccagaaccaccaggaggatgactaccagaaccaccagcagggggccgaccaggaggacgactactaccagaatctccaccagcaggaggacgaccagtactcccattggggagccgaccaagactactaccagaaccaccaggaggacgactaccagcacaaccatttgggagccgaccaggaggacgactactaccaccAGAACaaccaccagcaggactaccagaaccGCCAGGGTGAGGACGACCAGCACTACCATTGGGGAGCtgaccaagactactaccagaaccaccaggaggatgACTACGagatccaccaccaggaggacgattaccagcacaaccatttgggggccgaccaggaggacgactactaccagaaccaccagcaggaggacgactactaccagaatctccaccagcaggaggacgaccagtactcccattggggagccgaccaagactatcggaaccaccaggaggacgactaccagaaccaccagcaggaggacgaccagtactcccattggggagccgaccaagactaccaccaggaggacgactaccagaaccaccagcaggaggacgaccagtactcccattggggagccgaccaagactatcggaaccaccaggaggacgactaccagaaccaccagcaggactaccagaaccaccagcaggaggacgaccagtactcccattggggagccgaccaagactatcgGAACCGACACCAGCACCACCAGAACCACTAGGAGGACGACCACCATTGGGGAGCCAGCAGGacccaccagcaggaggacgaccagaaccaccaggggAGGACGACTATCGGAACCACCAGAGGACGACCAGACCACCATTGGGGAGCCCACCaagaccaggaggacgactaccagaaccaccagcaggactaccagaaccaccagcaggactaccagaaccaccagcaggaggacgaccagtactcccattggggagccgaccaagactatcggaaccaccaccaccaggaccaccagcaggactaccagaaccaccagcaggactaccagaaccaccagcaggaggaccaGACcaggggagccgaccaagactactcCACCAGCAGGGAGCCCAGACCAAGACAGGgaaccaccaccaggaggactaccagaaccaccagcaggaccaGAACCACCAGGGTGAGGACGACCAggactcccattggggagccgaccaagactaccaGCAGGACGACTaccagcaggactaccagaaccaccagcaggaggacaaGACTATccaaccaccaggaggacgacccagaaccaccagcaggaggagcCCAGACCACCAgaggaggacgaccagtactcccattggggagccgaccaagactatcggaaccaccagaaccaccccaccagcaggactaccagaaccaccagcaggaggacgaccagtactcccattggggagccgaccaagactatcggaaccaccaggaggacgactaccagaaccaccagcaggactaccagaaccaccagcaggaggacgaccaggaGGAGGACGACCAGTACCACCATTGGGGACCACCAGCCACCAGAACCACcagactaccagaaccaccaggaggacctACCACcaggacgactaccagaaccaccagcaggactaccagaaccaccagcaggaggactcccattggggagccgaccaagactatcggaaccaccagcaggacgactaccagaaccaccaccagcaggacgactaccagaaccaccagcaggaggacgaccagtactcccattggggagccgaccaagactatcggaaccaccaggaggacgactaccagaaccaccagcaggactaccaaccaccagaaccaccagcaggaggacgaccagtactcccattggggagccgaccaagactaccagaaccaccagggaGACCAAGACTACCACCAgaggacgaccagcactcccattggggagccgaccaagactactaccagaaccaccaggaggacgactactaccagaacctccaccagcaggaggacgaccaagGCCCCTACAACTGTGGTCTGCACAGCTTCCAGTGTGGTGGTGGAGCTGCCAAAGGAACCTCTAAGACTTGTGAAGGTTCTAGGTGAGTTAGGCTTTTGAGTATTTGGAGGAGCATCATATCTGCCACTGTAGAGGGAGTCTTCTATAGTAACTTTCCCTCTTTCTTTGTAGATAAATCCAACCAGTGGGTAACTGTCATTGATGCTCCCAAGCATTGCAACTACACCTTGTTGCAGGGAAGTGGAAGGAACTTCTTCATAGCCCCTTACGCTGCCTGTGATGTCAGGATACTGGTAATTGTTTGGACTAATTGGAGATGGTGAACACTTTCCACCTTTATCATTTTGCATGAAATGATGCCTTTTGCATAGtcaatccatttctttttttccagacccTGTCCATTCATCCATGAGATCACCTAGATATTCCACCATACTGTGTGCTTTCTCTTCTCCCCCCAACCAAACTTCTGCGCTTTTAATAAAGCTTcatatactgaacatcaaaagtATCACTAGTATCCAAATACTACATGTGATCAAACTGACaggtgcaatgactttttaaCCATTGACAAAGATGCCAAAATGATCTGTCGTTCTTAAGCaggtgtgactcttggtctcccagttcgtggcccgTCATTTTACGGTGTCTGGTTCTGTAGTCTTCCCAggttttgaaattgctggctgtgagcacccaaaatGGCGAGCCACaatacactgccctagtccagcctccaacatgctgatttgCATGAAGGTTCTGCTCTCCACAGATGtggcattgttttttgtatttctttattccttttattcaagcttgcaattcaacactcCCTATCCATGTCCAATCAAATGTTTCGGTAACTGGGTGATTTTAAGTGCATGTGCTGGAGTCAGTCATGCAAGCATGTcacggtcaaggatgaatgatcaagtatTTCTATAGATATAATCATTTTGTcggtttatgcatttttttttttaaaatgtgttgtaataaggaagtttcttttgatgctcagtatactgtTGGGCAATGATGGTAtgattggcccatcttgctctgctTTCCTCTTGGCCGCCTATTAATCACAAGAGTAAATTTGTTTTCCAGCTtgtatgatcattttaaaaccatggcaaTCAATTTGGGTATATTACATATGTTCTTTGTTCTAGAATCAAAGCTATGTTTTGGAAATATGGTATCTGACAACTGGTGGCAAAAAAGGGTATATGGTATTGAAATGCCCCACCAGTGCTGGAGAACCCACAaaaaccccaactacaaccaggACCACCGGAAGCACTACAAAGACAACTATGACCACCAGTGGTGGGAAGCCAACTGTGGTCTGCACTGCCTCTAGTATGGTGGTGGAGCTGTCCAAGGAACCTCTGGTACTAGTAGAGCTTCTAGGTGAGTTGGGCTCTTTGCCCCTATGTGGATGAATTTGACAAGGGCACTAGGGAATTGTATGTAAACTTCTCTTGTAGCTGAATCCAGCAAGTGGGTAGCTGTCATTGATGCTCCTGAGAATTGCAACTACACCTTGATTCAGAGCAGAGAAAGGAACCTCTTCAAAACCCCCTACACGGCGTGTGATGTCAAGATTCTGGTAATCCATTTCTGCCAATGGGCTGCTCTTGTACTTCTATTCAAACTTGGTCTGTAAATGCACAACTGTAAAGGGGTTTCTGCAACCTAACGGTCTAATACCATAAGGGGGAAGGGGAGGATAGGGAATGCACCCAAGTAGTGATCGTATGATGGGGCTGGTTTCACATGCCCTGACTTGAACTGCTCTTGGATTTCCTAATGTTGTATTTAAGGTTAGTGTTGCCCCAAAATCCCTCATTGGGGATTAGCTAGTTCCAGAGTCTGCTTCAGATTTACTTTCCTCTTAccctaaacctttttttatgcaaattctagaatgagaactACTACTTGGCCTTGCGCTATACAACAGTTGATGGAGAAGTAGGGTATGTGCAGATGAAATGTCCAACTAGTGCAGGAGAACCAACAAAAGCACCTGCAACTACAACCACAAAATCAACAAGGACCCCTCCCACACCAGATGTGGTGTGCAACTCCTCTGGCATGATGGTGGTGCTGCCCATGGAACCTTCGGACCTAGTGGAGCTTCTAGGTGAGTTGGGTTTTTGCTAGACACCTGTAAGCTTTTGTCTATGGCACAGTAGGGGGATTTTATGGCAACTCTTTTCTTTTGTAGATTATTCCAACAAATGGATAGTTGTCGTCAAGGCTCCAGTGTACTGCAACTACACCTTGCTGCAGGGAAGTGGAAGGACCCTTTTCATAACCCCCTACGAAGCCTGTGATGTCCGGATAGTGGTAATCATGGGGAGGGGTGAGGGTATATATAAAAACCAGAACACTGGTACAGAAGGTTTTTAAAATGGTGCGTACATGCCACTTTGTATATTGGTTAGTTGCATAGCATATGGCAGGTCCCTTTTTTACGTGCATCATTGTGATTGCATGATATGGTTAGACGCATAACTCTCTCTAATTGCATAAAGCTGCGCGGTTCATTGTACGTTGCATTTAATTTGGGTAACTGCATCCCAATGTTGAGTCTTTCCACAATAGCAGTGCCAGAGTGCATTTTTCTACATTGTAGTTGCAAGATCTGTAGTACTGTACACACCTGCTAACCAGTTTTACTGGATTACAATAACTTGGTTTATGCAGGCGGTTATCTACTGCAACACTTCatatgcattgccattgaagaaagTTATGTTCTCGATACACCATTTTGAAGTTGGTTTAGTCTGAACCTGTACACTTGTGggttatttgtaatatataaaaatacctgGCAATGGCTGTTTCATACAGAAATCAAAGCTAAATTcatcaaatacaatgcataccCCCTTGGCAGTGGTAGACTCTTCCAGGCAGGGGTAATTGAATGCTCTGCACCTAACCATTCATGCCATTTTGTATTGGAGGAACTGCCTTAACATTCTTGAATTTTTCCTGCACGCAATCCATAGTTATTTTCTTCTCAATCTGTCGGCGCTGTCAATTCTGTTCGCAAACTACAGTAGCCTGCTTGGAGTATCACTGGGCTGACCTGCTGTTCCAACACTGGGGGCTCTGACTCGTGTCCCTGTGAAATACCTTTGAACACTGAACAGCCCAATAAACCTTGGGAACAACAATTGGATCGGCCAACGCCTGCTCTTCAGCCTATCGGCTTGTAGAAACGTTATAGCTTCTCTTGCACAAAATGAAAACTAGCTGTTCTCTTCCCTAACTCTGCCCCTGTTTCACTATATAAAGTGCCAGTTAAGATCCTGCACTATAGGAAGAGATTGGGAAGGGGGTGAAGAGAAGTGACTTAACAACTCTGGTTTTGGCTTTTAaggaacttccttttttttttttttagttgatcgTGTGCTTTAAGCCCCAGTATATTGGTATTCCTCATCACCTGCTGAGTGGAGCTTGCAAATAGGAAGTGTTTACAGCTGAGAAATCCCCACTGACTGAACAGAGAGCGTGGCATGTACTGTGTTTGCAGAGCACAAAGATCATGCCAGAAGCACTCCCAACAGATGGCACCAGCAGAGGAATAGGTGGATCAGTGATACTGAATGATCAGTTGGAGTACTTGTGTTTTCACTACCATAAATATTGCCCCCACGGGGGCAAGTGGTTTTATGTAGGGACATCCAAGGCAAATTTTAAAATTCTATGTTCTTGGCAGACTTCCTTACCCAGGGAGACTTGcagttgtaaacaaaatacacatcaagaatAACGGGACAATAGAGCAAGatgcaatgacttcagtcctaataagagcaaataaaaaaccCAGTTaggatttgatatcggggcagttcgtGAGCAGATGTGTTTAGTTACATCTGGGGTTAGATGAGAgtccaagtgaaatacaagatgctACCACAAAtgattctgtgttctgttttatactaCAAGTATATGTAAATGGAAATAACGTGTACGTCTCAATCAATTTGGGGATTATTTGACAGCGTACAGATGGCAGGTAAGACTAAGCTTTGACATGCAATTATTCCAAACCCTGCTTTTATGGCCTCTTGGCCCAAGgtttaatctctttttaaaaacaaaaaggatgtgttttggAGAATGGAGCACAGGCAGATTGGTAGCTTGCCATTTCTTGACAACTCCTTTTCCGGGAAATGGGAGTAAATGAAATCCATAGAAATTTCAAGTAATTGGATGTGgtagtaatattaaaatgcagctctgtggcagtattgttttgaactaGCAAGGCGCTGCTCCATCCTGAAACTTCATCAGAACACTGCAGGCTTGGAATGTAAACAGACTAGTTTTGAAACTAGTCCAGGTAAGTTCTCCCACTGAAGTGGGGACAACGGTGGAAGGCATTGTTACAAAAACACTGGGCTTCATAGTTCTGAAGTGTGCCTAGTAGATTTTCTAGTTGTTTCAAAGCATGCCATTTGACACCTGCTGACATGATCACTGTGTGAGTGAACTACCTGCAATTTGCTTGTTTCCTGGTTATACTTTTTGATCAAGCCAACTTCCTCCTTGTTCTAGAATGAGCACTACATCCTGACCCTCCGCTACACAACTTCTGGACAACAAGCTTATGTTCAGATGCAATGCCCAACCGGTGCTGTAGTGCCCACAaaaccccctccctctacaaCCACTCCTAGAAAACCAACAATACCCACTGCCTGCAGAGCCTCAGTCATGACAATAGAGCTGCCTGAAGGACCAATTGAACAAGTAGCTGTGATGGGTAAGGTTGTGCCTTGTCCCAGATAACTTCCCACCCAAATTGCTTGGCAATGAGGATAACCTAATCTCGTGGCAACGTTGCCTCTTGCAGATAAATCCAACACTCTGGTAACTGTCCAAGATGATAGCAGAAAGTGTGGCTACAGCTTGGTGCATGGGAGAGGAAAGAACATCTTCACAGCCCCTTACACAGCCTGTGATGTCAAGATGCTGGTAAATATTTTTAGCTTTCTGTACTGTTGCTTTTAAACTTCCTATGCATGTAAATACCCTCACTTGTGCTCTCTGTCCTCCCTTGATTCTCTTCCAGAATGGGAATTATGTCCTGACCCTAGTATATGTAACCCTTAGTGGGAAAAGGGTACAGGTGCAGATGAAATGTCCAACCAGTGTAGCTTTACCAACaggctcccccctccctccctttggGGTTTCTGTCCTCTGCAGTGATACTTGCATGACAGTGGAGCTTCCTGGGGGACTGCTACAAGATATCCATTTAATGGGTGAGTTGGCTTGGTACACAGTAATGTGGGTGCTGTGAAACAGAAAGCATGCTCTAAATGTGGCATCTGTTGTAGATGAATCCAACAACTTGGTAGCTGTTATCGGTGCTCCCAAGACTTGTGGCTACAGTTTGAAGGGAAATGGCAAAAACATCCTGACTGCTCCTTACAAGGCCTGTCATGTCAAGATCCTGGTAAGCTGagggcaattgcagctgtgatttCCCCATTTGTATTGGTGATCAAAATCCTGTCAAGAATGACCAACTCTCTTTCCACTTCTAGAACAACTTCTATATCCTGAGAGTCCTCTACACAACTTTTACTGGGGAGCGAGGAGATATACAGGCCAAATGTCCTGTTCCTGGTCTAGTACCACATGTGGGTGAGTGTTTGTTCACTGGACACAAAATACCAGAGTGCTCAAGTCTGGTGTTGCTTGTCTGCCAATGCTGTTGCTGCATCATGTTGCTTTGTATTGAATACAATGTGCCCCTACACAAGATATTAACACCTAAACTACAGGGTCTTCCCTGTACAACCTATAACATTGAAGTTTACTCTCTTGCAGGGTGCAAGATACCAAGAAGTCAGCAGTTGGCTTGTGGTCCACCTAATGCTGATCCACAATGGTGTGTGGCCAATGGATGTTGTGTGGATGCAAGAACTTCCCAGTGTTACTATCCTTTGGATGGTATGGCTTGGTTTTACACTTGATATAGCACTGCTCATCTAATGAGCTATCCAGAGTAACTTTGAACAGCTTGTATAGGAAAACTTTGAGGGTGGAGGAGATAATTGACCTGATTTCCACCCTTACTGTACAGGGGACTGGTCCTTCAGGTAAATGGCttcattattttgcattaatGGTTTCTTTGCTTCCTGCTTTTCAGCGTGCACTGCAGATGGGCATTTTGTATTCTCCGTATACCGCACCTCAACCAAGCCAGAAATTGATCCGAGCAGTTTAGTAATTGCAGGAAACCATTCATGTGTCCCTGTAATCTGCACTCCAGACTTTGCGGTCTTCAAATTTCCTGTGACTGGCTGTGGGACACGTGTCTTTGTAAGTTCACTCCTCCTGGGGTTTGGGTTAGTACTAGGACTTCTAGGCTGCAATGCTTTTTACAGCCATATGTCTAAGGGGGGTGTTGGGGTGCTAATCTACTGGAATGCCACTGGTTTTGGGCTGGCCAGGTTGATTACAGTCCTCAACTGCTTCAGTGTTCTcactttgtaatcattttttattctgtagaCTGTGGCGGAGACTACAATCTATCTTGCTGAAGTTCGTGGTTTGGTTCGGGGGATCCAGCAGATGTATGGACAAATTACCAGAGATGGCCCTTATCGGTAATTTCTTCTACATGCGCTTGGAACAGGCAGCTGCTTAACCCTCTTTCAGCATACTTTGCTGGTTGTAGTGGGTGGGGACCCCATGATCGGAGTTAAAGCCTTTATGGTTTTGTCATTGACTGGAATATCTGTGCCAACTGGTAACTAAATGGATTCTTTGTCTTCACTGTCTCCTCTCTGCACTACAGTTTCCATGTGGAATGTCGCTATTCTAAAGGAAACTTGGCCAGCACTGGTTACTTGGTGGTGAACCCACCGCCTCCATCAGCAGCCTTGGCTTTTGGCTGGCTTGGGGTTAGGTTAAGGATTGCCACAGGTAATTGAACATGATGCGTAACTTCTCCCATTTGGTCTGGTTTGGCATCATGTCTGGTAATGACTGCTAGATTTGACTGGCTCAATTTCCTCTTTCAATGGCTGGTGTG contains these protein-coding regions:
- the LOC121310794 gene encoding uncharacterized protein LOC121310794; translated protein: MVVLPMEPSDLVELLDYSNKWIVVVKAPVYCNYTLLQGSGRTLFITPYEACDVRIVNEHYILTLRYTTSGQQAYVQMQCPTGAVVPTKPPPSTTTPRKPTIPTACRASVMTIELPEGPIEQVAVMDKSNTLVTVQDDSRKCGYSLVHGRGKNIFTAPYTACDVKMLNGNYVLTLVYVTLNESNNLVAVIGAPKTCGYSLKGNGKNILTAPYKACHVKILVS